The following are encoded together in the Glycine max cultivar Williams 82 chromosome 8, Glycine_max_v4.0, whole genome shotgun sequence genome:
- the LOC100819561 gene encoding F-box/kelch-repeat protein produces MELISGLPEDVARDCLIRVSYQQFPTVASVCKLWKSEIHAPEFHRQRRSTKHTQKVIAMVQAHVEPGTGSTKRVKNPVYWLSVFEPETGNWSKIPPPPEFYSGLPMFCQLVSVGYDLVVLGGLDPNSWEASNSVFVYNFLSAKWRRGTDMPGGRRMFFSCASDSEGTVFVAGGHDNEKNALRSALAYDVSSDRWVVLPDMAAERDECKGVFSRGRFVAVGGYPTETQGRFVKSAEAFDPATRSWSEVKDFLDCATCPRTFVDGGDDEGVFLCSGEDLIALRGDTWQKMASLPGEIRNVSYVGAFDGTLVLIGSSGYGEVHVAYAFDVKSCNGRKLESPEGFRGHVQTGCVLEI; encoded by the coding sequence ATGGAGTTAATTTCGGGATTGCCAGAGGATGTTGCCCGAGACTGTTTAATTCGGGTTTCGTATCAACAGTTTCCAACGGTGGCGTCAGTGTGCAAACTCTGGAAATCGGAGATTCACGCGCCGGAGTTCCATCGTCAACGGCGTAGCACAAAGCACACCCAGAAGGTCATAGCGATGGTTCAAGCACACGTAGAACCGGGAACCGGTTCGACCAAGCGCGTGAAGAACCCGGTTTACTGGCTCAGCGTGTTCGAACCGGAAACGGGTAACTGGAGTAAGATTCCACCACCACCGGAATTTTATTCGGGGCTACCCATGTTCTGTCAGTTAGTGAGTGTCGGGTACGATCTGGTTGTGTTGGGTGGGTTGGACCCGAATTCGTGGGAAGCATCaaattctgtttttgtttataatttcttgTCGGCCAAGTGGCGCCGCGGGACGGACATGCCGGGTGGGCGCCGCATGTTCTTCTCGTGCGCGTCAGATTCCGAGGGGACAGTTTTTGTCGCCGGCGGACACGACAATGAGAAGAACGCGCTGCGGTCTGCGCTGGCCTACGATGTTTCCTCGGACCGGTGGGTTGTGCTTCCCGACATGGCGGCGGAGCGCGACGAGTGCAAGGGCGTTTTCAGCCGCGGGAGGTTTGTCGCCGTCGGCGGTTACCCGACGGAGACGCAGGGAAGGTTCGTGAAGAGTGCGGAGGCGTTCGATCCGGCCACGAGGAGCTGGAGTGAAGTGAAGGACTTCTTGGATTGCGCCACGTGTCCGAGAACCTTCGTGGACGGTGGCGATGACGAGGGGGTGTTCTTGTGCAGCGGCGAGGACTTGATTGCCCTTCGTGGGGACACGTGGCAGAAGATGGCGTCCCTCCCGGGGGAGATACGAAACGTGTCGTACGTTGGGGCGTTTGATGGGACGCTGGTGTTGATTGGATCCAGCGGCTATGGTGAAGTCCACGTGGCTTATGCGTTCGATGTGAAGAGTTGCAATGGGAGGAAACTGGAGAGCCCAGAGGGGTTCAGGGGCCATGTCCAAACTGGGTGTGTTTTGGAGATTTAG